In Palaemon carinicauda isolate YSFRI2023 chromosome 21, ASM3689809v2, whole genome shotgun sequence, the following proteins share a genomic window:
- the LOC137615096 gene encoding uncharacterized protein PF3D7_1120000-like produces MIRNDAEHNRNREQKDDLEGKSQDERKHLRRKAKDVAFVRIRQIAQDEISQQKRDIVYAPVQLREEALKDEKKEKKKKVKLEEIEEGIVERRIQYFENIIRGKVREEGHLLENIIQGNQKEEGDLRGQSTDLKKNLNRKAKDIALARITQIIEEELSEQNENLWKSEKIEKELQDYKKTNSSGTQGDSASNSDDYEEIIKIKVMGRKQTADLRRKAKDRTFLKIRRIAMEEVFPEEKGLVYALVQLWEEALKDEKIEKIKKVIHEVIEKGNVKRYIQNFENVIRGNLKEVDLRGQPRDLRNHLRKTTKDKALAQIRKVVQEEMAPEKTGLVHDLTELYENALKGDKMEKKNEYHKAIKSQILENLIQYFENMLQKHTENEDNLLGQFPDLRENLKRKVKTLKWNFKATKKQIAQEQKEILLVIVMVMKK; encoded by the coding sequence atgattagaaatgacGCAGAGCACAATAGAAATAGGGAACAAAAAGATGATCTTGAAGGAAAAtctcaggacgagagaaagcatcttaggaggaAAGCAAAAGATGTAGCCTTCGTGAGAATCAGACAGATTGCACAGGATGAAATATCACAACAAAAAAGGGACATAGTATATGCTCCTGTTCAACTaagggaagaggctctgaaagatgagaaaaaagaaaagaaaaagaaggttaaacttgaagaaatagaagaaggtATCGTAGAAAGGcgtatccagtattttgaaaatatcatacgaggaAAGGTTAGGGAAGAAGGCCATCTTCTTGAAAATATCATACAAGGAAACCAAAAGGAAGAAGGCGATCTCCGTGGACAATCGACTgacttgaaaaaaaatcttaataggaaGGCTAAGGATATtgctttggcaaggataacacaaataatagaagaggaattatcagaacaaaatgaaaaccTCTGGAAAAGTGAGAAGATTGAAAAGGAACTTCAAGactataaaaaaacaaatagctcaggaacacaaggagattctgctagtaatagtgatgattatgaagaaattataaagataaaagTAATGGGACGGAAACAAACAGCTGATCTTAGGAGGAAAGCAAAAGATAGAACCTTTTtaaagattagacgaattgcaatggAGGAGGTATTTCCAGAAGAGAAAGGCTTAGTATATGCTCTTGTTCAActatgggaagaggctctgaaagatgagaaaatagaaaagataaagaagGTTATTCATGAAGTAATAGAAAAAGGCAATGTAAAGAGGTATATCCAGAATTTTGAAAATGTCATACGAGGAAACTTAAAAGAAGTCGATCTTCGTGGACAACCTCGGGACTTAAGAAACCATCTTAGAAAGACCACTAAAGATAAGGCCTTGGCCCAGATAAGAAAAGTGGTACAAGAGGAAATGGCGCCTGAGAAAACAGGCCTAGTTCATGATCTTACTGAACTATATGAAAACGCATTGAAAGGagacaaaatggaaaagaaaaatgaatatcaTAAGGCAATAAAAAGCCAAATATTAGAAAACCttatccagtattttgaaaatatgttacaGAAACACACAGAAAATGAAGACAATCTTCTTGGGCAATTTCCAGActtgagagagaatcttaaaaggaAAGTGAAAACATTGAAATGGAACTTCAAGGCTACCAAGAAGCAAATAGCTCAGGAACAAAAGGAGATTCTGCTAGTAATTGTGATGGTTATGAAGAAATGA
- the LOC137614762 gene encoding C-type lectin domain family 4 member G-like, protein MLVVKVPAIYLSILMVSRVIAKENPYNGSFNKLESAIVVSQLVMAQQAEYFKKLISVAKESKNCINLRGSSYECPYPFTQVVDECFYVSKSLLKWEEARQFCQGMGGDLAIPRNLYALKAHLIEIKAPRAVWIGGTYLGPEEGWRWINGASVNEEEWSPKQPSGARKNLANCLNIRRDRHPVLDDVLCGNKLRFVCQYSL, encoded by the exons ATGTTGGTCGTGAAAGTGCCtgctatctatctatcgattttaATGGTGTCCAGAGTAATTGCTAAAGAGAATCCATACAATGGCTCTTTCAACAAACTTGAGTCAGCCATTGTCGTGTCTCAACTCGTTATGGCCCAGCAGGCAGAATACTTTAAAAAGCTTATCAGTGTCGCCAAGGAGAGTAAAAACTGCATAAATCTGAGAG GGTCTTCATATGAGTGTCCTTACCCATTCACTCAGGTTGTTGATGAATGTTTTTACGTGAGTAAAAGCTTATTGAAATGGGAAGAAGCTCGACAGTTTTGCCAAGGAATGGGAGGCGATTTAGCTATTCCTAGAAACCTCTACGCACTGAAAGCTCACCTCATTGAAATCAAAG CTCCCAGGGCTGTCTGGATCGGAGGCACTTACCTGGGGCCTGAGGAGGGCTGGCGTTGGATCAACGGGGCATCGGTCAACGAGGAAGAATGGAGTCCCAAGCAGCCGAGTGGCGCCAGGAAAAATTTAGCCAACTGTCTCAACATTCGACGGGATCGCCACCCTGTTCTTGACGATGTCCTATGCGGTAACAAGCTGCGTTTCGTCTGCCAGTATTCTTTGTAG
- the LOC137615097 gene encoding tropomyosin-like, with translation MTIDDQEGNWKNRGGLESVENPRKTETRMESSAMERNRVSLIKQKSENPRPGIVNDLVEKFEKMQKIAEKERSSTLENKGKVRKLVLQYEEKIKGDAIQTRNSKLDCLGIRRNPMREAKEVALARIVRIQEFERSKNEREIISRTKRQNDKSHEGTVNDMDRKLEKTRKMAEQERSPSLDNKGKVRKLVLQYEEKIKGDAKQTRNSKLDCLGIRRNPIREAKEVALARIVRIQEFERSKNEREIISRTKRQNDKSHEGTVNDMDRKLEKTRKMAEQERSPSLDNKGKVRKLVLQYEEKIKGDAKQTRNNKLDCLGIKRNAKREAKQVALATIVGIQKNKSFTRKQRKVKVSCYEI, from the exons ATGACAATTGACGATCAGGAAGGAAACTGGAAGAACAGAGGAGGATTGGAAAGCGTCGAGAATCCAAGGAAGACTGAAACCCGAATGGAAAG TTCCGCTATGGAACGAAACAGGGTCTCTTTGAttaaacaaaagagtgaaaaccCACGACCAGGAATTGTTAATGATCTGGTTGAGAAATTTGAAAAAATGCAGAAAATAGCGGAGAAAGAAAGAAGTTCTACACTTGAAAACAAAGGAAAGGTGAGGAAACTTGTTCTGCAATATGAAGAAAAGATTAAAGGCGATGCAATACAGACAAGGAATAGCAAACTGGATTGTCTAGGAATCAGAAGGAATCCAATgagggaggccaaagaagtggccTTAGCTAGAATTGTACGAATTCAAGAATTTGAAAGGTCcaaaaatgagagagaaattatctCCAGGACTAAACGACAGAATGACAAATCACATGAAGGAACCGTTAATGATATGGATAGGAAActtgaaaaaactcgaaaaatggCTGAGCAAGAAAGAAGTCCTTCACTTGATaacaaaggaaaagtgaggaaacTTGTTCTGCAATATGAAGAAAAGATTAAAGGCGATGCAAAACAGACAAGGAATAGCAAACTGGATTGTCTTGGAATCAGAAGGAATCCAATaagggaggccaaagaagtggccTTAGCTAGAATTGTACGAATTCAAGAATTTGAAAGGTCcaaaaatgagagagaaattatctCCAGGACTAAACGACAGAATGACAAATCACATGAAGGAACAGTTAATGATATGGATAGGAAActtgaaaaaactcgaaaaatggCTGAGCAAGAAAGAAGTCCTTCACTTGATaacaaaggaaaagtgaggaaacTTGTTCTGCAATATGAAGAAAAGATTAAAGGCGATGCAAAACAGACAAGGAATAACAAACTGGATTGTCTTGGAATCAAAAGGAATGCAAAGAGGGAGGCCAAACAAGTAGCCTTAGCTACAATTGTAGGAATTCAAAAAAACAAGTCCTTCACTAGAAAACAAAGAAAGGTTAAAGTGTcatgttatgaaatatga
- the LOC137614763 gene encoding perlucin-like protein — translation MSARMLVYAGVVFLGMLPTMGIPVPEPDASASVDQLRSAVAVSQLILAQQAQFFKELINITKAKGNCIDARAGAPSNMECPYPFTKVVDECFYVSKAGLAWHPARHHCQGMGGDLAAPSNLYALKAHVLETRGPKLLWIGGIDHGINGGWQWVTGEAVDQEEWSSTRPNSNRPTENCLTIRRDFHPALINFPCHKAQFFACQYRF, via the exons ATGTCTGCACGAATGCTAGTATACGCTGGAGTGGTATTTTTGGGTATGTTGCCCACAATGGGCATTCCAGTTCCGGAACCGGACGCTTCGGCGAGCGTGGATCAGCTACGATCAGCTGTTGCTGTATCCCAGCTGATCCTTGCGCAGCAGGCGCAGTTCTTCAAAGAGCTTATAAACATTACGAAGGCGAAAGGAAACTGCATTGACGCTAGAG CAGGGGCACCGAGCAACATGGAATGCCCTTACCCATTCACCAAAGTGGTAGACGAGTGTTTCTACGTGAGCAAGGCAGGCTTGGCGTGGCACCCGGCTAGGCACCACTGCCAGGGGATGGGGGGAGACCTAGCTGCCCCGTCAAATCTATATGCTCTAAAGGCTCATGTTCTTGAAACGAGGG GCCCAAAACTCCTCTGGATCGGGGGTATCGACCATGGCATCAACGGAGGTTGGCAATGGGTTACCGGAGAAGCGGTGGACCAGGAGGAGTGGTCCTCAACTCGCCCGAATAGCAACAGACCAACGGAAAACTGTTTGACCATACGCAGGGATTTTCATCCGGCTCTCATCAACTTTCCGTGTCACAAGGCGCAATTCTTCGCTTGTCAATATCGCTTCTGA